A single Numenius arquata chromosome 1, bNumArq3.hap1.1, whole genome shotgun sequence DNA region contains:
- the SERPINE3 gene encoding serpin E3: protein MLPIFFSAFILSACCLTKGNCISYDELKELKTEFAINLYRHVSEAENRTNLVISPASVAVSLELLQFGAQGNTFTELQDALGYNIHDQSVQGFLHAVYEGATDSSQGTAVQLACSFFVDTGVQLSPRFAARAGRWANSSLQQTNFTDPNRTTAQIQEWITGNLGGGDVHGMPLESAGSPLSQMALVSTMYFKSTWQKKFSFMDTQMLPFTTEEGSTLKVPTMHHTAEVNYGQFQTAALAAFNVVELPYLGEKLSMFLVLPSHKRTSLSQIESHLSAKTINLWANSLKRTKMDIFLPRFSIQSLFDLKTVFSALGIRDAFDPNTANFKGISEQGSLYLSEAIHKAEIEVTEDGTKASGATAMVLLKRSRMPIFKADRPFIFFLRQANTGSVLFIGRVKNPS, encoded by the exons ATGTTGcccattttcttctctgcatttatCCTGTCTGCTTGCTGCTTAACCAAAGGAAACTGCATCTCCTATGATGAGCTGAAAGAGCTGAAGACTGAATTTGCCATCAATCTCTACCGGCATGTATCTGAAGCAGAGAACAGAACCAATCTGGTCATCTCTCCAGCAAGTGTAGCTGTTTCTTTGGAGCTGCTGCAGTTTGGAGCTCAAGGAAATACCTTTACAGAGCTGCAGGATGCCCTAGGATACAACATTCATG ATCAAAGTGTGCAGGGCTTCTTGCACGCTGTGTACGAAGGAGCCACTGACTCCAGCCAAGGCACGGCGGTTCAGCTGGCATGTTCCTTCTTTGTGGACACCGGGGTGCAGCTCTCGCCCCGCTTCGCTGCACGTGCTGGGCGCTGGGCAAACAGCAGCCTGCAGCAAACCAACTTCACTGACCCCAACAGAACCACAGCCCAAATACAGGAATGGATCACCGGTAACCTCGGAG GTGGGGATGTCCATGGCATGCCATTGGAGAGCGCTGGGTCACCACTCAGCCAGATGGCCCTGGTAAGCACCATGTACTTCAAAAGCACCTggcaaaagaagttttcttttATGGATACCCAGATGTTGCCTTTTACCACAGAGGAGGGCTCAACCCTGAAAGTGCCCACAATGCATCACACAGCTGAAGTTAACTACG GCCAATTCCAGACTGCAGCTTTGGCGGCTTTCAACGTGGTCGAGTTACCTTACCTGGGGGAGAAACTCAGCATGTTCCTAGTGCTTCCCAGCCACAAAAGAACGTCTTTGTCCCAGATTGAGTCTCACCTTTCTGCCAAAACCATAAACCTCTGGGCCAACAGCTTAAAGAGAACGAAGATGGACATTTTTCTCCCTAG GTTCAGTATTCAAAGCCTTTTTGACCTAAAGACAGTTTTTTCTGCCTTGGGAATTAGAGACGCATTTGATCCCAACACTGCTAATTTTAAAGGTATTTCAG AGCAAGGTAGTCTTTACCTTTCAGAAGCTATTCACAAAGCAGAGATTGAAGTAACAGAAGATGGTACAAAGGCATCAGGAGCTACAG CAATGGTATTACTAAAAAGATCTCGAATGCCTATTTTCAAGGCAGACAgacctttcatatttttcttgagACAAGCTAACACAG GTTCAGTACTCTTTATAGGAAGAGTTAAAAATCCTTCATAA